The following are encoded together in the Pirellulales bacterium genome:
- a CDS encoding serine/threonine protein kinase — translation MSVQDRIGEFRLVSLVGTGRHCEVWEGVDDDRRKRVALKILLPDFAKNREQIALLRHEYSVGRGLDHPNIIHIDGINTHRNLLYLAMELFAAQNAKQMLLHDGVEGIAHLVQPIAEQAAAALGYLHSKGWVHRDVKPDNFLVTREGDLRLIDFALAERRKGMLGKLLPGRSKIQGTRSYMSPEQIRGQGVDHRADIYSLGCVLHELVSGKPPFTGQTTQDLLTKHLRQAPPPLEAAGRDVTTAFAELVRQMLAKNPARRPRHMEEVHRALRGLQVFSRIPAPPSAR, via the coding sequence CTGTCGGTCCAAGATCGAATCGGCGAATTTCGGCTGGTGTCGTTGGTGGGCACCGGGCGACATTGCGAAGTTTGGGAAGGGGTCGATGACGACCGCCGCAAGCGCGTTGCGCTCAAGATTCTGCTTCCCGATTTTGCCAAGAACCGTGAACAAATTGCGCTACTGCGGCACGAATACTCGGTCGGACGCGGGCTCGACCATCCCAATATCATTCACATCGACGGCATCAACACGCATCGCAATTTGCTGTATCTAGCGATGGAGTTGTTCGCGGCGCAGAATGCCAAACAGATGTTGCTCCATGACGGCGTCGAAGGCATCGCGCATCTCGTGCAGCCAATCGCCGAGCAAGCGGCTGCGGCGCTCGGATATTTGCACTCCAAAGGCTGGGTCCACCGCGATGTGAAGCCCGACAACTTCCTCGTCACTCGAGAGGGGGATCTGCGGTTGATCGACTTCGCCCTGGCCGAGCGCCGCAAAGGAATGCTCGGCAAACTCCTCCCTGGTAGGTCGAAAATTCAAGGTACGCGCAGCTATATGTCGCCCGAACAGATCCGCGGACAGGGGGTCGATCACAGGGCCGACATTTACAGCCTTGGCTGCGTGTTGCACGAATTAGTCAGCGGCAAGCCGCCATTTACCGGCCAAACGACGCAAGATCTACTCACCAAGCACCTGCGACAGGCGCCGCCGCCGCTGGAAGCCGCGGGGCGCGACGTAACGACGGCGTTCGCCGAACTGGTGCGTCAAATGCTAGCGAAGAATCCAGCCAGGCGGCCGCGGCACATGGAAGAGGTCCACCGCGCGCTACGCGGCCTGCAAGTCTTTTCCCGCATTCCCGCCCCGCCTTCGGCACGCTAA
- a CDS encoding acetyl-CoA carboxylase carboxyltransferase subunit alpha, translating into MPPTLHRLLFEKPIYELADKIAALEAEPNGTPERQDLLRRLRRETSDLTRQIFSNLAPWQTIEVARHPDRPMTTDYLALVFDEFVELHGDKSFGDDPAIRTGFAKLDQHKVLVVGHQKGKTLKERNACHFGCAHPEGYRKAMSKMKMAAKYGLPVIALIDTPGAYPGIGAEERGQSQVIAESMFMMSQLATPIVCVVIGEGGSGGALGIGVGDKVAVLEHAYYSVISPEGCAGILWKSAAHKEEAATALKLTSRDLRRLGVIDDVIEEPLGGAHRDHRQAALRLKVYLIRALRELVGKPSAELVKSRYEKFRRMGMFLEEPV; encoded by the coding sequence ATGCCCCCCACCCTCCACCGTCTGCTGTTCGAAAAGCCCATTTACGAGTTGGCAGACAAAATCGCTGCACTCGAAGCCGAACCTAATGGCACGCCTGAACGGCAAGATTTGCTTCGTCGCCTGCGTCGCGAAACGAGCGACCTAACGCGCCAGATTTTCAGCAACTTGGCGCCCTGGCAAACGATTGAAGTCGCCCGCCATCCCGATCGGCCAATGACCACCGATTATTTGGCACTGGTGTTCGACGAATTTGTCGAGCTGCACGGCGATAAGTCGTTTGGCGACGATCCGGCCATCCGGACCGGATTCGCGAAGCTCGACCAACACAAGGTTCTGGTCGTCGGGCATCAAAAAGGCAAGACGCTTAAGGAACGTAACGCCTGTCATTTCGGCTGTGCTCATCCGGAAGGCTATCGCAAGGCGATGAGTAAAATGAAAATGGCCGCGAAATATGGCTTGCCGGTGATTGCGCTGATCGACACTCCGGGTGCCTATCCAGGCATCGGAGCGGAAGAACGCGGCCAGTCGCAAGTCATTGCCGAGAGCATGTTCATGATGTCGCAGTTGGCCACGCCCATCGTGTGCGTGGTGATTGGCGAAGGGGGGTCCGGCGGCGCACTGGGAATCGGCGTCGGCGACAAAGTGGCGGTGTTGGAGCACGCTTATTACTCGGTGATTAGCCCCGAAGGGTGCGCCGGCATTCTCTGGAAAAGCGCCGCCCATAAGGAAGAAGCCGCAACGGCGCTAAAATTGACGTCCCGCGACTTACGCCGTCTCGGCGTGATCGACGACGTTATCGAAGAACCCTTGGGCGGCGCCCATCGCGACCACCGTCAAGCTGCCTTGCGATTGAAGGTCTATCTGATTCGGGCACTGCGGGAACTGGTCGGAAAACCCTCTGCCGAACTTGTCAAATCGCGGTACGAAAAATTCCGCCGGATGGGGATGTTCTTGGAAGAGCCGGTATAA
- the truA gene encoding tRNA pseudouridine(38-40) synthase TruA, translating into MATRTLKLTIAYDGTDYAGWQVQAGQPSLQAEFQKTLQQIVGQRTHVAASGRTDAGVHALGQVVSFETDSDLSVETFQRALNAHLPRDIVVIAAEEAPPGFHARRDAVRKRYRYILQDSRVRDVCRLRYAHHLYKRLDVAAMQQAAAILVGMHDFASFESAGSRRTTTVRTINELTVRRGDSRENEFAAEQGGRTKYPNLADIVVIEVEADGFLYNMVRNIVGTLIEVGQGRAGEEWVANVLAARDRRQAGQTAPPQGLFLVQVDY; encoded by the coding sequence ATGGCGACACGTACCCTCAAGCTCACGATCGCCTACGACGGCACCGACTATGCCGGTTGGCAAGTGCAGGCGGGCCAACCGAGTTTGCAGGCCGAGTTTCAGAAAACGCTACAACAAATTGTCGGCCAACGGACGCATGTCGCCGCCAGCGGTCGCACCGACGCCGGCGTTCACGCGCTCGGTCAAGTTGTCAGCTTCGAAACTGATTCGGATCTGTCCGTCGAGACCTTCCAGCGCGCGCTCAACGCTCACCTGCCGCGCGACATCGTGGTGATCGCTGCCGAAGAAGCTCCGCCCGGTTTTCACGCCCGGCGCGACGCGGTGCGAAAGCGGTATCGCTACATTTTACAAGACAGCCGCGTACGCGATGTTTGTCGTTTGCGCTATGCCCATCATCTATACAAACGCCTCGACGTCGCCGCGATGCAGCAAGCAGCCGCCATTCTTGTTGGCATGCACGATTTTGCCAGCTTCGAATCCGCAGGCTCGCGGCGCACAACAACGGTTCGGACGATTAATGAGCTGACCGTTCGCCGCGGTGATTCGCGAGAGAATGAGTTCGCAGCAGAGCAGGGGGGAAGAACAAAATATCCGAACCTAGCAGATATCGTCGTGATTGAAGTCGAGGCTGATGGCTTTCTTTACAACATGGTTCGCAATATCGTTGGCACGCTCATCGAAGTAGGGCAGGGGAGGGCAGGGGAGGAGTGGGTTGCCAATGTGCTTGCCGCGCGCGACCGCCGCCAAGCCGGACAGACCGCGCCACCGCAGGGTTTGTTTTTGGTGCAAGTGGATTATTGA